The sequence ATGTGACATGATCTACATCATTTAGGTAGCAATTTCTGATGTTGCGAATCTCTGGAGCCTAGTAAGCTGGTTATATTAGGACTTGTTTTGATGACTTACGTAATTAGAAGTTCAATTTTTTACAGGTATGCTTCCAAGGTCCTTGTTTaacttgattttttttaactGCCTATGTACTCTTACTGCACACGACTGTGGGGTGTTATGCTGTTGattttcacatttttttaaattaaagcatGGATAGTAATATCACATGGTTCATGGGTCGTTGGATTAAAGCAAACATGTTTGAAATTTGATGGAGCCTAGGCTTGATATTTTAGTATTTAATTCTTTATCTGTTTCTGGTTCATTTGATTGACCTTTAATTTttataacactacaagaaaataggcctatggccacgcttttgtgagggtggcgattgaatagagatttggccacgttttttcttgccacgcttcaaaaacgtggcgaaaagggtcaacggccacgcttttgaagggtggcaattgattagagaaacggccacgtttttttctgccacgcttcaaaagcgtggccttaGAGAGAAACagggacgttttaaaagcgtggcaacagAGTTTCATTACGGCCACGCTTACAAAATGTGGCCATATCCTGGTcctcttttggcacgctttaaaagcgtggctaaaaggttttaaaaaaaaaaaaaaaaaccagaccCGGCCCCCAACCCGGTCCCCAACCCTAATCGAGCTACCCTTTTCGCGATCGAGCTCACTCTTTCACCCTAGTCACTCTTTCACCCTGGCTACCCCTGGAGGAGCTCACATCCCTGCCGTCACCAGAACCACCCTCGCTGCGCCGTTAGCCTCCGCTCCCCCTCCGCCTCGTCTCCTCGTCACTGTTACCATCATCCTTACCGTCAGCGTCAGCATCAGCGCCAACTCTTTCAACCGATTCCTTCCAAAAGCGAATACGACAAGGGACAATGTGGGAAGATGTCGGAGCTCGGAGGCGGCAACTGTTTTCCGCGTCTCTTGCTCGGTGTCAATGTCAGTCTTGCCCTTGTTGAAGGAATTGTTGCTTTTGTTGTGTTATTTCaggttcttctcctctttctttcatgtttcaattcgcGCCAGCATTGCTTTTCGGATATGAAATTGGTTCGTGCATTTGATAATTTTAGGGATTTTTTTAGTGTTGTGCACAATTTGGGGAGGTTTTGGTGGGGAAACGGGTGATTGGcgtaatttgaaaatttgggaaattTGTGAGAAGATATTCAGATTTCGAAACttgcattttgaattttgatattttagctgttatatatttttaaaatcccTAAACTGTAGCCTACTTTTTTTTCTTGCCCTaagaaatttttttgtatatatgaATTCGGTAGCTTCATTAGCTAATAAACAGATTAGCTAAAGTTCTCGAAACCTAATAAATATTGTATTGAAAGATATCAAAACCGGGTTAGTGTGATCTTAGCTTGTTGTTTGAAGATATATATGAATCTGTAAAGGTATGTCTTCTGATTTGCATTTTAATCTTTACAATGATGGTTGCCCGATGTCCAGTGTTATCAATTCActttattttagattttttatttcctctgaatGTTGCCCTGGATGAACTTGTTTATTGTGTTGTTTTGGTGTTGAATTCTGGACTTGTGATTGctgtttattgtattttttttcattGTTCAAAATAGATGCTGTGAAAGTGTTACTAtttcattaatttttcttggtttgTTGTTGCTGAGTGCTGCTCTGCTTGTTGCTTGGTCCATATTATATGAACTGCAATGATTTCAGTTTGTGAAACTGGTTAAGTCATATGAATTCTGTTTGCTGCTTGCTTGAACCTGGGAAACATACTATTTACTGCTGCTGTTTAATAAACAATTGCTTCTGTTGATGATTCTATTCTTTGCATATTAAATAAAAGATTTGAGtggtataaattattttatactacTACAAGATTTATTAAGGATTAAGATTTTATGTTATCTGTAGGggaggaaaaggaaaaagaaaaaaaagaaaaagaaaaagataaaaggaCAGTTTCTGACAGGTGATGTGTTTAAGTGGATTTGGTTTATCCACATCAAATGACATATAATATTACAGCCTTCGACCTTGGATATGATATGCTAACAATGGCtgcttctctctcctctctactTCTTCCACTAGGTATCTATTCTATGTGCTGCTTCCTTAAATTTCCAATTGTTTTCTTCATTTCACAACTCAAATAATGTTACATTGTCATTGCTTCTTGTTTCTGTTTTGTTCACAACCTCATATTGTTATTGCTTCCACTCTTGTATAGATTTTAGTTTGAGGAGCACTACTAATTATTGTTTAACTCAATAATCTGTTGTGTCATGTTCTTAGATGAATGATAGTGGTGCTAAAAAGTTGTTTTTTTCTAAGAGGAAAGTAATAAGTAATAACGAATTATTGTTGAGTTAATGAGTTCATGCATTGTATTTACAGGATAGTAAAGGTGAATTCATTGTGACTTTGTAATCCACTTCTGTTTCTGCGAAATTGAAATTTTCTCAACTATTATCACTGCCCCCAGCTTCCATTCTTCAATTTCACTATTCATTTAGGATTTGATTTCTAGACATTGATGGTGAGGTAAAACAATTTCTCCCTGTCATCTAATAGAAATTCAAGAAAGTGCCAAATCATCACAACTATCCACCATGACTTCATATCTTTTTGAATTTCTATTGGCTGAAAGTTTCAAATTGCTTTCAAAGTGTTGGTGCATAGAAATTATTCTCATGGGTTTAACTGTCACAATTGTTTTCTAAAGTATGTAATTTTTTTTGGGGTAGGTTCTACTTGTAAAAGTTTGGGCTGCAATCCTCAAGGCATTGCTGCTGACAGGCTTCAATGCTTGGTTCCGCAATACCAAAGATCGGTGGTAAAAGCAAAGGCCTCAGATACAACTGAATGTGCTGCTATGGTTAATTAATAGCAGTTCACGCAGAGACTTTCTTGGATTAGCTTTGGGAGTCTCAAGCCTCTTTGTTGGTTCATTGGAAGGCAAAGGAGCTGGTTTGCCCCCAGAAGATAAGCCGAAACTATGTGATGAAGCTTGTGAGAAGGAGCTTGAAAATGTATGGTGAGAATACATTGTTCCCTTCTCTGCCtcctttctttgtttttctcTGCTAAGACATTACAAATGGTTGTTGTAAATTGCTAATAATGCTTTGATATTTGATGTAATTGCATTGCATCTCCTGTTTCTACTAATGTTAGTCAGCACCTTTCTCAAATGTCAGTTATTTTTAAAGAGAAATTCTTCAAATAAATTTTGGAAAATCAAAGCATTATTAGTATCTAAGCTATTCTTTCCTGATAATAGAATCTATCATTCTTAAAGGAATAGCAGACATTCTTATATTTTCAAAGAATTTGTGCATCATGCAAAGAATATGTTAATAACCAATCTATGTGATTGCACTTAAGTTTTAATATTCACATTTTGAAGACCCTTGATCAATGACCACCATGGTATTAATGGATTTTACTTGGAATATCCATAGCTAAATGACTAATGTTGACTTTGAACATTTTATGCAATGAAGGTGCCTATGGTAACTACTGAATCAGGTTTGCAATACAAGGATATTAAAGTTGGACAAGGTCCTAGTCCCCCAGTTGGATTTCAGGTGTGGAATTTCTTCTAATttgttcagttcttttttatatgCAATACAAGATAGATAATATCTATTCTGCTCGAAGTTAACCGTTGAAAAAGGAAATATAGAAGTAGAACACTTTCGCATTTTAATCAAACATATTTGTATCTAACCAAATGCAACTTCATTTCTATACGCACTCCTTTGGTAATATTTAGAATTCCAATATTTAGAATGATGTTTCTTCCCNNNNNNNNNNNNNNNNNNNNNNNNNNNNNNNNNNNNNNNNNNNNNNNNNNNNNNNNNNNNNNNNNNNNNNNNNNNNNNNNNNNNNNNNNNNNNNNNNNNNNNNNNNNNNNNNNNNNNNNNNNNNNNNNNNNNNNNNNNNNNNNNNNNNNNNNNNNNNNNNNNNNNNNNNNNNNNNNNNNNNNNNNNNNNNNNNNNNNNNNNNNNNNNNNNNNNNNNNNNNNNNNNNNNNNNNNNNNNNNNNNNNNNNNNNNNNNNNNNNNNNNNNNNNNNNNNNNNNNNNNNNNNNNNNNNNNNNNNNNNNNNNNNNNNNNNNNNNNNNNNNNNNNNNNNNNNNNNNNNNNNNNNNNNNNNNNNNNNNNNNNNNNNNNNNNNNNNNNNNNNNNNNNNNNNNNNNNNNNNNNNNNNNNNNNNNNNNNNNNNNNNNNNNNNNNNNNNNNNNNNNNNNNNNNNNNNNNNNNNNNNNNNNNNNNNNNNNNNNNNNNNNNNNNNNNNNNNNNNNNNNNNNNNNNNNNNNNNNNNNNNNNNNNNNNNNNNNNNNNNNNNNNNNNNNNNNNNNNNNNNNNNNNNNNNNNNNNNNNNNNNNNNNNNNNNNNNNNNNNNNNNNNNNNNNNNNNNNNNNNNNNNNNNNNNNNNNNNNNNNNNNNNNNNNNNNNNNNNNNNNNNNNNNNNNNNNNNNNNNNNNNNNNNNNNNNNNNNNNNNNNNNNNNNNNNNNNNNNNNNNNNNNNNNNNNNNNNNNNNNNNNNNNNNNNNNNNNNNNNNNNNNNNNNNNNNNNNNNNNNNNNNNNNNNNNNNNNNNNNNNNNNNNNNNNNNNNNNNNNNNNNNNNNNNNNNNNNNNNNNNNNNNNNNNNNNNNNNNNNNNNNNNNNNNNNNNNNNNNNNNNNNNNNNNNNNNNNNNNNNNNNNNNNNNNNNNNNNNNNNNNNNNNNNNNNNNNNNNNNNNNNNNNNNNNNNNNNNNNNNNNNNNNNNNNNNNNNNNNNNNNNNNNNNNNNNNNNNNNNNNNNNNNNNNNNNNNNNNNNNNNNNNNNNNNNNNNNNNNNNNNNNNNNNNNNNNNNNNNNNNNNNNNNNNNNNNNNNNNNNNNNNNNNNNNNNNNNNNNNNNNNNNNNNNNNNNNNNNNNNNNNNNNNNNNNNNNNNNNNNNNNNNNNNNNNNNNNNNNNNNNNNNNNNNNNNNNNNNNNNNNNNNNNNNNNNNNNNNNNNNNNNNNNNNNNNNNNNNNNNNNNNNNNNNNNNNNNNNNNNNNNNNNNNNNNNNNNNNNNNNNNNNNNNNNNNNNNNNNNNNNNNNNNNNNNNNNNNNNNNNNNNNNNNNNNNNNNNNNNNNNNNNNNNNNNNNNNNNNNNNNNNNNNNNNNNNNNNNNNNNNNNNNNNNNNNNNNNNNNNNNNNNNNNNNNNNNNNNNNNNNNNNNNNNNNNNNNNNNNNNNNNNNNNNNNNNNNNNNNNNNNNNNNNNNNNNNNNNNNNNNNNNNNNNNNNNNNNNNNNNNNNNNNNNNNNNNNNNNNNNNNNNNNNNNNNNNNNNNNNNNNNNNNNNNNNNNNNNNNNNNNNNNNNNNNNNNNNNNNNNNNNNNNNNNNNNNNNNNNNNNNNNNNNNNNNNNNNNNNNNNNNNNNNNNNNNNNNNNNNNNNNNNNNNNNNNNNNNNNNNNNNNNNNNNNN is a genomic window of Arachis ipaensis cultivar K30076 chromosome B06, Araip1.1, whole genome shotgun sequence containing:
- the LOC110263830 gene encoding peptidyl-prolyl cis-trans isomerase FKBP16-3, chloroplastic-like; translated protein: MSELGGGNCFPRLLLGVNVSLALVEGIVAFVVLFQVLLVKVWAAILKALLLTGFNAWFRNTKDRCSRRDFLGLALGVSSLFVGSLEGKGAGLPPEDKPKLCDEACEKELENVPMVTTESGLQYKDIKVGQGPSPPVGFQVWNFF